The Amycolatopsis sp. DG1A-15b genome window below encodes:
- a CDS encoding dTMP kinase: protein MRSVPGAGPGSSSGAEASTMNRVRRVLAIKPFRRLWGVTYLCSVADWLNILALTGLATKLTDNYFAQNFAFVGVVLTGLAPGLLFAPVGGLLADRFDRRKVMVVSDLLRCGFLLSIAFVSAPWWLLVGNFLVGSAASMWIPSKEAAVPNLLRRPDQVETANQLGMVMTYGLAVVTAAGANAILTGINTNFLHVPGEDTSLRIAKLVVVITALLYLASAILIATRIPELSLRNVHALPEQKVKPADEEKLGIGTMIADGFRFIRTTPLVRGLLVGAFGAFAAGGAVIGSAKPYSSSLGAGDSAFSLLVLAVFVGLASGMAFAPKLSRRLPHDRLFGVSIIAAGLSLALVALSPHLSVSLITVVLVGFWAGTAFLTGVTIIGSRVEDAIRGRINAIYQLMMKLVLFGTTVTVPVLVGVLGTRTFTVWGGEVSVDGTRPIMFAGAVIALVAGLFAYRQMDDKRAEPILADLRNALRRTPRRVNGFLIAVEGTTAINTAIQAVNLADWMRGGTRPVVVAADPALDDQRLTALVSGASLTGARAQALAAAAVRADIVERHVQPALDAGSVVVMERFVDSPLAHLSAVAGLDSDELEGLADWATGRLRPDLTILLDAAPNGAPRDKSAAMNDQWRVQHLLTEMAAADPERYVVVDADGTDVEVAERIRTALRAVFVGRLAALAPTTEKPVTLPLETLPIETPEEPRVEAK from the coding sequence GTGCGATCGGTACCCGGGGCCGGTCCGGGTTCGTCGTCGGGCGCCGAGGCGTCCACGATGAACCGGGTCCGGCGGGTACTGGCGATCAAACCTTTCCGGCGGCTCTGGGGCGTCACGTACCTGTGCAGCGTGGCCGACTGGCTGAACATCCTGGCTCTCACCGGCCTGGCCACGAAGCTGACGGACAACTACTTCGCGCAGAACTTCGCCTTCGTCGGCGTCGTCCTGACCGGCTTGGCGCCGGGGCTGCTGTTCGCGCCCGTGGGCGGGCTGCTCGCGGACCGGTTCGACCGCCGCAAGGTCATGGTCGTCTCCGACCTGCTGCGTTGCGGTTTCCTGCTGTCCATCGCCTTCGTCAGCGCGCCGTGGTGGTTGCTCGTCGGCAACTTCCTCGTCGGCAGCGCGGCGAGCATGTGGATCCCCTCGAAAGAGGCGGCGGTCCCGAACCTGCTCCGCCGGCCCGACCAGGTCGAGACGGCCAACCAGCTCGGCATGGTGATGACCTACGGCCTCGCCGTCGTCACCGCGGCCGGCGCGAACGCGATCCTCACCGGCATCAACACGAACTTCCTCCACGTTCCCGGTGAAGACACCAGCCTCCGCATCGCGAAGCTGGTCGTCGTCATCACTGCCCTGCTCTACCTGGCCAGCGCGATCCTCATCGCCACCCGGATTCCCGAGCTGTCCCTGCGCAACGTCCACGCGCTGCCGGAGCAGAAGGTCAAGCCGGCCGACGAGGAAAAGCTCGGCATCGGCACGATGATCGCCGACGGCTTCCGGTTCATCCGCACCACACCGCTCGTGCGCGGGCTGCTGGTCGGGGCGTTCGGCGCGTTCGCCGCCGGCGGCGCCGTGATCGGCTCGGCCAAGCCGTACTCCTCCAGCCTCGGGGCCGGTGACTCGGCGTTCAGCCTCCTCGTACTGGCCGTCTTCGTCGGCCTCGCCTCCGGGATGGCGTTCGCGCCCAAGCTCTCCCGGCGGCTCCCGCACGACCGGCTGTTCGGCGTCTCCATCATCGCGGCCGGGCTCTCGCTGGCGTTGGTGGCGCTGTCACCACACCTGTCGGTCTCGCTCATCACCGTTGTCCTGGTCGGCTTCTGGGCAGGCACGGCGTTCCTCACCGGTGTCACGATCATCGGCTCGCGGGTCGAGGACGCCATCCGCGGCCGGATCAACGCGATCTACCAGCTGATGATGAAGCTCGTGCTGTTCGGCACCACGGTCACCGTCCCGGTGCTGGTCGGTGTCCTGGGGACGCGCACCTTCACCGTCTGGGGCGGCGAGGTCTCGGTCGACGGCACCCGGCCGATCATGTTCGCCGGTGCCGTGATCGCGCTGGTCGCCGGGCTCTTCGCCTACCGGCAGATGGACGACAAGCGCGCCGAGCCGATCCTCGCCGACCTGCGCAACGCGCTGCGCCGCACGCCGCGGCGCGTCAACGGTTTCCTCATCGCCGTCGAGGGCACCACCGCGATCAACACCGCCATCCAGGCCGTCAACCTCGCCGACTGGATGCGGGGCGGCACCCGGCCGGTCGTCGTCGCCGCGGATCCGGCGCTCGACGACCAGCGGCTCACCGCGCTCGTCTCCGGCGCCTCCCTCACCGGGGCGCGGGCCCAGGCACTGGCCGCCGCCGCGGTGCGGGCCGACATCGTGGAGCGGCACGTCCAACCGGCGCTGGACGCCGGTTCGGTGGTCGTGATGGAGCGGTTCGTCGACTCGCCGCTGGCGCACCTGTCCGCCGTCGCCGGGCTGGACAGCGACGAGCTCGAAGGCCTCGCCGACTGGGCGACCGGCCGCCTGCGGCCGGACCTGACGATCCTGCTGGACGCCGCCCCGAACGGCGCCCCGCGCGACAAGTCGGCCGCGATGAACGACCAGTGGCGCGTCCAGCACCTGCTCACCGAGATGGCCGCGGCGGACCCGGAGCGGTACGTCGTGGTCGACGCCGACGGCACGGACGTCGAGGTCGCCGAGCGCATCCGCACCGCGCTGCGCGCCGTGTTCGTCGGCCGGCTGGCCGCGCTGGCGCCGACGACGGAGAAGCCGGTGACGCTCCCGCTGGAAACGCTGCCCATCGAGACCCCGGAAGAGCCTCGCGTGGAGGCGAAGTGA